A genomic window from Brevibacillus agri includes:
- a CDS encoding PolC-type DNA polymerase III, producing MDRTQEQKQRFSLLLKQMEVPDEWVNRYFLDGQIDKLELYKQNKEWVFHFTLPKLLPVEAYAAFTKRLTQTFSHLAKVDARFRYKQKPELGFVVEEYWDALVASLEPTLNSLAVTLRSARKQVEQQEVKVYLPTEMTVEVAKRKRADNELLAAFQKATDCSMRFSFHGEESDEAYQAFVEQRNEEERALVEVVMTAAAQESKGSEKTEAITTLMMGYEIKDAPIPICEIQEEERRVVIQGTVFNVEVKELRSGRHLLTFNVSDYTDSLTVKMFSRDKEDVKMLEALKDGMWVKVRGSVQHDTFIRELVMNANDLNQIEQVIRRDQAEEKRVELHCHTPMSALDAVASVKSLISTASKWGHKAIAITDHGVVQAFPEAYSIAKKHNMKCILGMEAYVVEDGIDIVYNLNADNNLPIDETTEYVVFDTETTGLNAAEHTIIEIAAVKMKGAEIVDQWTELIDPQLEIGPKTTEITGITNDMLRGKDTLDVVLRKFKEFTGDAVLVAHNAEFDKAFINACAKRIGMEPWNNPFLDTLPLARMMYKGMRNYRLGSLAKKFNVELINAHRALDDTVALAHVFQQMLKDIKEAQIKTLAELNEKSNEEADYKSGRPFHATILVKNKAGLKNLYKLVSRSHVETFFRWPRIQRSQLTKFREGLLIGTACKEGELMQSILRGKSSEELKEVAAFYDFLEIQPLDHYSPLLRNEEIPSLETMKGYHKMIVEMGKEMGKLVVATGDVHFLNPQDEIFRDVFLLSKGDPTAGNQPPLYLRTTDEMLESFSYLGEELAKEIVVTNTNAIADMIEDVSPIPDKLYTPVIPGADDELREMCYNKAKLLYGDPLPELVEKRLEKELNSIITHGFGVIYLISQRLVTKSLQDGYLVGSRGSVGSSFVATMAEITEVNPLPPHYRCPNCKHSEFITDGSIASGFDLPDKECPQCGTNYAKDGQDIPFETFLGFKGDKVPDIDLNFSGDYQPRAHKYTQELFGEDYVYRAGTIGTVAEKTAYGYVRKYADERGLTLRNAEISRIVNGCTGVKRTTGQHPGGIIVVPDYMEIEDFCPIQFPADDSESEWRTTHFDFHSIHDNLLKLDILGHDDPTVIRMLQDLTGMDPKSIPLDDKKTMSIFSSTEALGVTPEQIGTNMGTLGIPEFGTKFVRQMLEDTKPTTFAELVQISGLSHGTDVWLNNAQDLIRNGICKLPEVIGCRDDIMVYLIYKGLEPSRAFKIMESVRKGKGVPEEDQEEMRKNNVPEWYIQSCQRIKYMFPKAHATAYVMMAVRIAYFKVHRPLEFYATYFTVRADDFDIPLMVKGSAAIRQKIEEIEGKGHDAQPKEKALLTVLEMALEMVERGFRFANVDLYESDATRFLIKGDSLIAPFNALPGLGTNAAISIVQAREEGEFLSKEDLLSRSRISKTILEYLEEQGALKGLPESNQLSLF from the coding sequence GTGGACCGTACACAAGAGCAAAAACAGCGCTTCTCTCTGCTGCTCAAGCAAATGGAAGTGCCTGACGAATGGGTCAACCGCTATTTTCTTGACGGACAGATTGACAAGCTTGAGCTTTACAAGCAAAACAAGGAATGGGTCTTTCATTTTACCTTGCCCAAGCTGCTGCCCGTAGAAGCCTATGCAGCGTTCACGAAGCGCCTGACGCAAACCTTTTCCCACCTGGCAAAAGTCGATGCCAGATTCCGCTACAAGCAAAAACCAGAGCTAGGCTTCGTGGTAGAGGAGTATTGGGATGCGCTGGTCGCAAGCTTAGAGCCGACGCTCAATTCGCTGGCCGTCACGCTACGCTCTGCCAGAAAGCAGGTCGAGCAGCAGGAAGTGAAGGTGTACTTACCGACAGAGATGACCGTCGAAGTCGCGAAGCGCAAACGGGCGGACAACGAGCTCTTAGCCGCTTTTCAAAAGGCGACGGATTGCTCCATGCGCTTTTCCTTCCACGGCGAAGAAAGCGATGAGGCTTATCAGGCGTTTGTCGAGCAGCGCAACGAGGAAGAGCGCGCGCTGGTCGAAGTCGTCATGACAGCCGCTGCCCAGGAAAGCAAAGGCTCGGAAAAGACAGAAGCCATCACGACCTTGATGATGGGCTACGAAATCAAGGACGCGCCGATTCCGATCTGCGAGATTCAGGAAGAAGAGCGCCGCGTCGTGATTCAAGGTACGGTTTTCAACGTCGAGGTCAAAGAGCTGCGTAGCGGACGTCATCTGTTGACCTTCAACGTGTCCGACTACACAGACTCCCTGACCGTGAAGATGTTCTCCCGCGACAAGGAGGACGTCAAGATGCTGGAGGCGCTCAAGGACGGCATGTGGGTCAAGGTGCGCGGCAGCGTGCAGCATGACACCTTTATCCGCGAGCTGGTGATGAACGCCAACGACCTGAACCAGATCGAACAGGTCATTCGCCGGGATCAGGCCGAGGAAAAGCGCGTCGAGCTGCATTGCCATACTCCGATGAGCGCGCTGGATGCGGTAGCTTCCGTCAAGTCGCTGATCTCGACCGCGTCGAAATGGGGGCACAAGGCAATTGCCATCACCGACCATGGAGTGGTGCAGGCGTTCCCAGAGGCGTACTCGATTGCCAAGAAGCACAACATGAAGTGCATCCTCGGCATGGAGGCGTATGTCGTGGAGGACGGCATCGACATCGTTTACAACCTGAACGCCGACAACAACTTGCCGATCGACGAGACGACCGAATACGTTGTCTTCGATACGGAGACGACAGGTCTGAATGCCGCCGAGCATACGATTATCGAAATTGCTGCCGTGAAGATGAAAGGGGCAGAGATCGTCGACCAGTGGACCGAGCTGATTGACCCGCAGTTGGAGATCGGCCCGAAGACGACAGAAATTACCGGGATTACGAACGACATGCTCCGCGGCAAAGACACGCTCGATGTTGTGCTGCGCAAGTTCAAGGAGTTTACCGGAGATGCCGTGCTCGTCGCGCACAACGCGGAGTTCGACAAGGCGTTCATCAATGCTTGCGCGAAGCGGATCGGCATGGAGCCGTGGAACAACCCGTTTCTGGACACGCTGCCTCTGGCGCGGATGATGTACAAAGGAATGCGCAACTACCGCTTGGGCTCGCTCGCCAAAAAGTTCAATGTCGAGCTGATTAATGCCCACCGGGCGTTGGACGATACAGTTGCGCTCGCCCACGTGTTCCAGCAAATGCTCAAAGACATCAAGGAAGCGCAAATCAAGACGCTGGCCGAGTTGAACGAGAAGAGCAACGAAGAAGCCGACTACAAGAGCGGCCGTCCTTTCCATGCGACGATTCTCGTGAAAAACAAGGCGGGGCTGAAAAATTTGTACAAGCTCGTCAGCCGTTCGCATGTGGAGACGTTTTTCCGTTGGCCGCGCATTCAGCGCAGTCAGTTGACCAAATTCCGCGAAGGCTTGCTGATTGGAACCGCATGCAAGGAAGGCGAGCTGATGCAGTCGATCCTGCGCGGGAAATCGTCTGAAGAGTTGAAGGAAGTCGCTGCTTTTTACGATTTTCTGGAAATTCAGCCGCTTGACCATTACTCGCCACTGCTTCGCAATGAAGAAATTCCGTCGCTAGAGACGATGAAGGGCTACCATAAGATGATCGTGGAAATGGGCAAGGAAATGGGCAAGCTCGTCGTCGCGACAGGGGATGTTCATTTTCTGAACCCGCAGGATGAGATTTTCCGCGATGTGTTCCTGTTGTCAAAAGGCGACCCGACTGCCGGGAATCAGCCGCCGCTGTATTTGCGCACGACAGATGAAATGCTGGAGTCGTTTTCCTACCTTGGCGAAGAGCTGGCCAAAGAAATCGTCGTGACAAATACGAATGCGATTGCGGACATGATCGAAGACGTCAGCCCGATTCCGGACAAGCTGTACACCCCGGTCATCCCGGGCGCAGACGACGAGTTGCGCGAAATGTGCTACAACAAGGCAAAGCTGCTGTACGGCGATCCGTTGCCGGAGCTTGTGGAAAAGCGGCTGGAAAAAGAACTGAACAGTATTATCACGCACGGCTTCGGCGTCATTTACTTGATCTCGCAGCGGCTGGTAACGAAGTCGCTGCAGGATGGATACCTGGTCGGCTCGCGTGGATCGGTCGGTTCTTCCTTCGTCGCGACCATGGCGGAGATTACCGAGGTCAATCCGTTGCCGCCGCACTATCGCTGCCCGAATTGCAAGCACAGCGAGTTTATTACGGACGGCTCGATTGCCTCCGGCTTCGACTTGCCCGACAAGGAATGCCCGCAGTGCGGCACCAACTACGCCAAGGATGGGCAGGACATTCCGTTCGAGACGTTCCTCGGCTTCAAAGGGGACAAGGTTCCCGATATTGACTTGAACTTCTCCGGTGACTACCAGCCGCGGGCGCACAAGTACACGCAGGAGCTTTTCGGCGAGGACTACGTGTACCGTGCGGGGACGATCGGTACCGTTGCGGAAAAGACAGCGTACGGCTACGTCAGAAAGTACGCCGACGAGCGCGGACTGACGCTGCGCAATGCGGAAATTTCGCGGATCGTCAACGGCTGCACAGGGGTAAAACGAACGACGGGACAGCACCCGGGTGGGATTATTGTTGTTCCGGACTACATGGAAATTGAAGACTTTTGTCCGATCCAGTTCCCGGCAGACGACAGCGAGTCCGAGTGGCGCACGACGCATTTCGACTTCCACTCGATTCACGACAACTTGCTGAAACTCGATATTCTCGGACACGACGACCCGACCGTCATTCGTATGCTACAGGACTTGACCGGCATGGACCCGAAATCGATTCCGCTCGACGACAAAAAGACGATGTCTATCTTCAGCTCGACGGAAGCGTTGGGCGTGACGCCGGAGCAAATCGGGACGAATATGGGCACGCTCGGCATTCCCGAATTCGGAACGAAGTTCGTTCGGCAGATGCTCGAGGATACGAAGCCGACGACGTTTGCCGAGCTTGTGCAGATTTCCGGTCTGTCCCACGGTACGGATGTATGGTTGAACAACGCGCAGGACTTGATTCGCAACGGCATTTGTAAACTGCCTGAAGTAATCGGTTGTCGCGACGACATCATGGTTTATTTGATCTACAAAGGTTTGGAGCCGTCGCGCGCCTTCAAAATCATGGAGTCGGTGCGGAAAGGGAAAGGCGTGCCGGAAGAGGATCAGGAAGAAATGCGCAAAAACAACGTGCCGGAATGGTACATCCAGTCTTGCCAGCGCATCAAATACATGTTCCCGAAAGCGCACGCCACCGCGTACGTCATGATGGCCGTGCGGATCGCCTACTTCAAGGTGCATCGCCCGCTCGAATTTTACGCGACGTACTTTACCGTGCGCGCCGACGACTTCGACATCCCGCTGATGGTCAAAGGCTCGGCAGCGATCCGGCAAAAAATCGAAGAAATCGAGGGCAAGGGTCACGACGCACAGCCGAAGGAAAAAGCGCTGCTCACCGTGCTGGAGATGGCTTTGGAGATGGTGGAGCGCGGCTTCCGTTTTGCCAACGTCGACCTGTATGAATCCGACGCTACCCGCTTCCTGATTAAAGGCGACTCGTTGATTGCGCCGTTCAATGCCTTGCCAGGTCTCGGGACGAACGCCGCGATCAGCATCGTGCAGGCGCGGGAGGAAGGCGAGTTTTTGTCCAAGGAAGACCTGTTGTCCCGCTCGCGTATCTCCAAGACGATTCTGGAGTATTTGGAGGAGCAGGGCGCGCTGAAAGGTCTGCCGGAATCGAACCAGTTGTCGCTGTTCTAG
- the rimP gene encoding ribosome maturation factor RimP produces MSKVTGIVTELVTPIVDELGLELVDIEYKKEGSNWFLRVFIDNETGNIDIDDCSLVSEKLSQKLDEVDPIPTAYFLEVSSPGAERPLRKDKDFTKAVGRHVHITTKEPIEGASLFEGELVSYEDGKLTVKEAKKTYVISQEQIDTARMAIVF; encoded by the coding sequence TTGAGCAAGGTAACGGGCATCGTCACCGAACTGGTCACGCCCATTGTTGACGAATTGGGTTTGGAACTGGTTGACATCGAGTACAAAAAGGAAGGCAGCAACTGGTTTCTGCGCGTGTTTATCGACAATGAAACTGGCAACATCGACATCGATGACTGCAGCCTTGTCAGCGAGAAGCTGAGTCAAAAACTTGACGAAGTAGATCCGATTCCGACTGCATACTTTTTGGAAGTATCTTCGCCGGGTGCTGAGCGTCCGTTGCGCAAGGATAAGGATTTTACCAAAGCTGTCGGCAGGCACGTGCACATTACAACCAAAGAGCCGATAGAAGGAGCAAGCCTGTTCGAAGGCGAACTGGTATCGTACGAGGACGGCAAGCTGACTGTTAAGGAAGCGAAAAAAACGTACGTGATTTCCCAGGAGCAAATTGACACGGCACGCATGGCCATCGTCTTTTAG